The following proteins are co-located in the Candidatus Accumulibacter cognatus genome:
- the gcvP gene encoding aminomethyl-transferring glycine dehydrogenase, with product MDTCSLSPTLAALGQHDDFISRHIGPSASDIAAMLASIGASSMEQLVEQTIPATIRLAEPLALAEPRPESEALAALRAIARGNRVQHSLIGMGYADTLTPAVVLRNVLENPGWYTAYTPYQAEVAQGRLEALLNYQQVVIDLTGLELANASLLDEATAAAEAMSMTRRASKSKSNLFFVDAACFPQTIDVLQTRAHFFGFELVFGPPDEAAQQEVFGALFQYPNDHGEVSDLSGPIAAVKSRGGLVAVASDLMALVLLRSPGEMGADIALGSSQRFGIPPGFGGPHAAFFATRDEYKRAVAGRIIGVSVDTRGRRALRMALQTREQHIRREKANSNICTAQVLLANMAGMYAVYHGPDRLRSIAARIHRLATILAEGLRRAGITVLTKHFFDTLRVDLGSRALLVYKVASEQGYNLRQVSPGILGIAINEKTSATDIARLIKLMTGVNADLKPFDEQLRQADPSLPASLLRRDAILTHPVFNTYHTEHAMLRYLKKLQNRDLALDHSMIPLGSCTMKLNASSEMIPISWPEFADIHPFAPLDQAQGYLQMISELESWLKAITGFDAICMQPNSGAQGEYAGLVAIARYHASRGEAQRKVCLIPKSAHGTNPATAQMCGMRVLAVDCDDAGNIDVADLAAKAAQNAANLACLMITYPSTHGVFEEAVKDICAIVHEHGGQVYMDGANLNAQVGLTSPARIGADVSHMNLHKTFCIPHGGGGPGMGPIGLKAHLAPFMANHRVQPISGPHAGQGAVAAAPWGSASILPIAWMYIAMMGGHGLTRATEVAILNANYIASRLQAHYPVLYTGKNGRVAHECILDIRPLKAITGISEIDIAKRLMDYGFHAPTVSFPVAGTMMIEPTESETKAELDRFIAAMVSIRNEIRQVERGHWPADDNPLKHAPHTQADLVDSHWNRPYSRQEAVFPLPELAENKFWPSVNRVDDVYGDRHLFCACVPIDEIGEHTNPLPEI from the coding sequence ATGGACACCTGTTCTCTTTCCCCGACGCTCGCAGCACTCGGACAGCACGACGACTTCATCAGCCGCCACATCGGCCCCAGCGCGAGCGACATCGCCGCCATGCTGGCCAGCATCGGTGCCAGCAGCATGGAACAGTTGGTCGAACAGACCATCCCGGCGACGATTCGACTGGCAGAGCCACTGGCGCTCGCCGAACCGCGCCCGGAAAGCGAAGCGCTGGCAGCCCTGCGCGCCATTGCCCGCGGTAATCGCGTGCAACATTCGCTGATCGGCATGGGGTACGCCGACACGCTGACTCCGGCGGTGGTGCTGCGCAACGTGCTTGAGAACCCGGGTTGGTACACCGCCTATACACCCTATCAGGCAGAAGTCGCGCAGGGACGCCTCGAAGCACTACTCAACTACCAGCAGGTGGTGATCGACCTCACCGGCCTCGAACTCGCCAACGCCTCCTTGCTCGACGAAGCGACCGCGGCTGCCGAAGCGATGAGCATGACTCGCCGGGCCAGCAAATCGAAATCGAACCTCTTCTTTGTTGACGCGGCCTGCTTCCCGCAGACCATCGATGTACTGCAGACACGCGCCCACTTCTTTGGCTTTGAACTGGTCTTTGGTCCGCCTGACGAGGCGGCGCAACAGGAGGTCTTCGGCGCGCTGTTTCAATACCCGAACGACCACGGTGAAGTCAGCGACCTGAGTGGCCCGATTGCTGCCGTCAAATCGCGTGGAGGCCTCGTTGCCGTCGCCTCCGACCTGATGGCCCTGGTCCTTCTTCGCTCACCGGGCGAAATGGGTGCCGACATCGCCCTCGGTTCGTCACAGCGATTCGGGATCCCGCCCGGATTCGGTGGTCCGCACGCGGCCTTCTTTGCGACCAGGGATGAATACAAGCGTGCAGTGGCCGGTCGGATCATCGGGGTGTCCGTTGACACCCGTGGCCGGCGGGCGCTGCGGATGGCGCTGCAGACCCGTGAACAGCACATCCGCCGGGAAAAGGCCAACTCGAACATCTGCACAGCCCAAGTTCTGCTCGCCAACATGGCCGGGATGTACGCGGTCTATCATGGTCCGGATCGCCTGCGGAGCATCGCCGCGCGCATCCATCGTCTCGCTACCATTCTCGCCGAAGGACTGCGGCGTGCCGGGATCACTGTCCTCACCAAGCACTTCTTCGATACCCTGCGCGTCGACCTGGGCAGCCGAGCGCTGCTCGTCTACAAGGTCGCCAGCGAACAAGGTTACAACCTTCGCCAGGTGTCCCCGGGCATCCTCGGCATCGCCATCAACGAAAAAACCTCGGCGACTGATATTGCCCGGCTGATCAAGCTGATGACCGGCGTCAACGCCGACCTCAAGCCTTTCGACGAGCAACTGCGACAAGCCGACCCGTCCTTGCCGGCAAGCCTGCTGCGCCGGGACGCGATCCTCACGCATCCGGTTTTCAACACCTACCATACCGAACACGCGATGCTGCGCTACCTCAAGAAGCTGCAGAACCGGGATCTGGCGCTCGATCACTCGATGATCCCGCTCGGGTCCTGCACCATGAAGCTCAACGCCAGCAGCGAGATGATTCCGATCAGTTGGCCGGAATTCGCCGACATCCACCCCTTTGCCCCGCTCGATCAGGCGCAGGGTTATCTGCAGATGATCAGCGAGCTGGAATCCTGGCTCAAGGCGATCACCGGTTTCGACGCCATCTGCATGCAGCCGAACTCGGGGGCGCAGGGAGAATACGCCGGCCTGGTTGCCATCGCACGTTATCACGCCAGCCGTGGCGAAGCCCAGCGCAAAGTCTGCCTGATCCCGAAATCGGCGCACGGCACCAATCCCGCTACCGCGCAGATGTGTGGCATGCGCGTGCTGGCGGTCGATTGCGACGATGCCGGCAACATCGACGTCGCCGACCTCGCGGCCAAGGCAGCGCAGAACGCGGCCAACCTGGCCTGCCTGATGATCACCTACCCGTCGACGCATGGCGTCTTCGAGGAAGCGGTCAAGGACATCTGCGCCATCGTTCACGAACATGGCGGCCAGGTATACATGGATGGCGCCAACCTCAACGCACAGGTCGGCCTGACCTCGCCGGCACGGATCGGCGCCGATGTCAGCCACATGAATCTGCACAAGACTTTCTGCATCCCGCATGGCGGCGGCGGACCGGGAATGGGACCGATCGGGCTGAAAGCACATCTCGCGCCGTTCATGGCCAACCACCGCGTACAGCCGATCAGCGGCCCGCATGCGGGTCAGGGAGCGGTCGCCGCGGCCCCCTGGGGATCAGCCTCGATCCTGCCGATTGCGTGGATGTATATCGCCATGATGGGCGGCCACGGACTGACCCGCGCCACCGAGGTGGCCATCCTCAATGCCAACTACATCGCCAGCCGCCTGCAGGCACACTACCCGGTTCTGTACACCGGCAAAAATGGACGGGTGGCACACGAATGCATCCTCGACATCCGCCCGCTCAAGGCGATCACCGGGATCTCCGAGATCGACATCGCCAAACGGCTGATGGACTACGGCTTTCACGCTCCGACAGTCAGCTTCCCGGTCGCCGGGACGATGATGATCGAGCCGACCGAATCCGAAACCAAAGCCGAACTCGACCGCTTCATCGCCGCAATGGTCAGCATCCGCAACGAGATCCGCCAGGTCGAACGGGGTCACTGGCCGGCCGATGACAATCCGCTGAAGCATGCCCCCCATACCCAGGCCGACCTTGTCGACAGCCACTGGAACCGGCCATACAGCCGTCAGGAGGCCGTTTTCCCGCTGCCCGAGTTGGCTGAAAACAAATTCTGGCCGAGTGTCAATCGCGTCGACGACGTTTATGGTGACCGTCATCTGTTCTGTGCCTGTGTTCCGATCGACGAGATCGGCGAGCACACCAACCCACTCCCGGAGATATGA
- a CDS encoding PEP-CTERM sorting domain-containing protein — translation MMNLKSIIGPALSIAGLTAGLLVAAPATAGIKGQMILDLTEGCFSYGAAGAPGCSNPDTAFKEYATGKYKFVDTLLAPLGGLPAGLGPLSLKPYSYQAFARLEAGADPALLPDTMIFDVTGSWPNYTALSSDPVMRLGLSILAAVMGSNPGSYLFDPNPSVPGDEFSIHWKLNTADETFAAWSEQDLNWLAPLLGQSRLPADVSFRMHLQLNAIPEPASLALLGIGLIGLLFGGRRLT, via the coding sequence ATGATGAATCTGAAATCGATTATTGGCCCGGCGCTTTCTATTGCCGGTCTCACCGCCGGGCTCTTGGTTGCTGCGCCGGCGACGGCTGGCATAAAGGGACAGATGATTCTGGATCTGACCGAGGGGTGCTTCTCTTACGGAGCCGCCGGTGCGCCAGGATGTTCCAATCCAGACACAGCTTTCAAGGAGTACGCCACTGGCAAGTACAAGTTCGTCGATACCCTGCTCGCCCCGTTAGGCGGTTTGCCGGCTGGGCTGGGGCCTCTTTCGTTGAAGCCCTATAGCTACCAGGCATTTGCCAGACTTGAAGCGGGTGCCGATCCGGCGCTACTCCCCGACACCATGATTTTCGATGTGACCGGGTCGTGGCCAAACTACACCGCGTTGTCAAGTGATCCGGTCATGCGCCTGGGGCTGTCGATTCTGGCCGCGGTCATGGGGAGTAACCCTGGGTCTTATTTGTTCGACCCGAACCCATCCGTACCGGGGGACGAGTTCTCCATCCACTGGAAGTTGAATACTGCGGACGAAACCTTCGCTGCGTGGTCCGAGCAGGACTTGAACTGGCTGGCACCCTTATTAGGCCAATCGAGGCTTCCTGCCGACGTCAGCTTCAGAATGCACCTCCAGCTCAATGCCATTCCCGAACCTGCCTCCTTGGCACTTTTGGGCATCGGTCTCATTGGTCTGCTCTTCGGCGGCCGTCGCCTTACCTGA
- the gcvT gene encoding glycine cleavage system aminomethyltransferase GcvT → MKKTVLNENHRRSGARMVDFGGWEMPLHYGSQIEEHHAVRRDAGMFDVSHMCAVDVEGPDAGLFLRRLIANNVDRLKTPGKALYSAMLNETGGVIDDLIVYFLDVGRFRVVINAGTAEKDLAWMHARLDDWQLAVTLTPRREGSHALAMVAVQGPNARQKVWQVLPECRAACAALKPFFATSIGDYFIASTGYTGEDGYEITLPAEQAESLWNLLAEAGVRPCGLGARDTLRLEAGMNLYGQDMDETVSPLDAGLAWTVDLVSARDFVGKAALLARPQQYQFLGLVLLDRGVLRAHQKVHTAHGDGEITSGSFSPTMQQSIALARMPLAVAIADTVQVAVRDKQLSARIVKPCFVRNGNILI, encoded by the coding sequence ATGAAGAAAACGGTTCTCAACGAAAATCACCGCCGTAGCGGTGCAAGAATGGTCGATTTTGGCGGTTGGGAGATGCCCCTCCACTACGGTTCACAAATCGAGGAACACCACGCCGTCCGCCGTGATGCCGGCATGTTTGACGTCTCGCACATGTGCGCCGTCGATGTCGAGGGCCCTGATGCCGGCCTATTCCTGCGACGTCTGATCGCCAACAACGTCGACCGCCTGAAGACCCCCGGCAAGGCCCTGTACAGCGCCATGCTCAACGAAACCGGCGGGGTCATCGACGACCTGATCGTCTACTTCCTCGACGTCGGCCGTTTCCGTGTCGTGATCAACGCCGGCACAGCCGAAAAGGATCTCGCATGGATGCATGCTCGCCTCGACGACTGGCAGTTGGCAGTCACCCTCACGCCGCGTCGTGAGGGCAGCCACGCGCTGGCGATGGTTGCCGTCCAGGGACCGAATGCCCGCCAGAAAGTCTGGCAGGTGCTACCGGAATGCCGCGCAGCCTGTGCAGCCCTGAAACCGTTCTTTGCCACCAGCATCGGCGACTATTTCATCGCCAGCACCGGCTATACCGGAGAAGACGGCTACGAGATCACCCTCCCCGCCGAGCAGGCCGAGAGTCTCTGGAACCTGCTTGCCGAGGCCGGTGTACGGCCGTGTGGTCTGGGTGCCCGCGATACCCTGCGCCTCGAAGCCGGCATGAACCTCTACGGTCAGGACATGGACGAAACCGTGTCTCCTCTCGACGCCGGCCTGGCCTGGACAGTCGACCTCGTCTCTGCACGCGACTTCGTCGGCAAGGCTGCCCTCCTCGCAAGGCCGCAGCAATATCAGTTTCTTGGCCTCGTGCTGCTTGATCGCGGTGTCCTGCGAGCCCACCAGAAGGTCCATACGGCGCACGGTGATGGTGAAATCACCAGCGGCAGTTTCTCCCCGACGATGCAGCAATCAATCGCCCTGGCCCGGATGCCGCTCGCCGTGGCGATCGCTGACACGGTTCAGGTCGCGGTTCGCGATAAACAGCTCAGCGCCCGGATAGTCAAACCCTGTTTCGTCAGAAATGGCAATATTCTGATTTGA
- the gcvH gene encoding glycine cleavage system protein GcvH, translating into MNIPADLKYTRSHEWIRSETDGTISVGITEHAQELLGDLVFIELPLVGSDLAAGQEAAVVESVKAAADVYAPLAGTIVDVNQAVVDAPETVNQDAYAVWLFRMQPAADSNVETLLDAAAYQQIVDAT; encoded by the coding sequence ATGAACATCCCCGCCGACCTCAAGTACACCAGAAGCCATGAATGGATCCGCAGCGAAACCGACGGTACCATCAGCGTCGGCATTACCGAGCATGCACAGGAACTGCTCGGCGACCTGGTATTCATCGAATTGCCCTTGGTTGGTAGCGATCTCGCCGCCGGACAGGAAGCTGCGGTCGTTGAATCGGTGAAGGCAGCCGCCGACGTCTACGCGCCGCTGGCGGGAACCATCGTCGACGTCAACCAGGCGGTGGTAGACGCACCCGAAACGGTCAATCAGGACGCCTACGCGGTCTGGCTGTTCAGGATGCAACCGGCGGCGGACAGCAACGTCGAAACCCTGCTCGATGCCGCAGCCTACCAGCAGATCGTCGACGCCACTTAG
- a CDS encoding polysaccharide biosynthesis tyrosine autokinase codes for MNAAATQALPTLSSEDADEGLALGEIIAVLIDYRWLIAAISLLALAIGLAWLLVVKPVYRADGLLQVEEKSSGVGSLKALQPLLGDDTTVSAEIEILGSRMVLGRVVTKLKLDIIAKPRTLPLLGSAVAKRYEGDEPNSPWLGLSSFAWGGERIQVDSLDVPQVQLDQLHTLIAGEGGAFEVFDDDDQLVLKGKAGTRASNQGYAIFVADLKARPGTQFWLRKLSAESAIDDLRRNYSVKERGKKSGVLELSLLGQDPAEIGLVLDDIQNTYVRQNVERRSAEAEKTLKFLETQLPALKTQLDSAEAAYNNYRQSRGSLDLNLETQAILKSLVDVENAAVLLKQERDELRQHFKPEHPRIEAMDNKLQRLDERRKQFDAEVARLPDTQQTVLRLARDVEVSNRLYTELLNTAQQLRVSKAGTVGDVRVIDVAAVARKPVGAGPVAILSIALLLGLLISMLVIWVLRSLRVVVEDPEIIESQLGLPVYATVPHSKAEVELHRHGRGGTGGLLAVVDPEEDAVESLRGLRTTLHFALLDAQRNSLLITGSSPGLGKSFVSKNLGAVLAQLDKRVVIVDADLRRGHLHKEFDIERSPGLSEYVAGQASLEEILKPTVLPTLRVVATGQIPPNPSELLMHPRFEVLLAELAANFDTVIVDAPPVLAVSDAAIIGRHVGATLMIARAGKHPIRELEQAVKRLNQAGVQVKGFVFNDLNVSRQNYRYGYKGYVYRYSYKT; via the coding sequence ATGAATGCAGCCGCAACGCAGGCGCTGCCAACGCTTTCTTCCGAAGATGCGGATGAAGGTCTGGCGCTTGGCGAGATCATTGCCGTACTGATCGACTACCGCTGGCTGATTGCGGCAATCAGTCTGCTGGCTCTGGCGATTGGTCTGGCCTGGTTGCTGGTGGTCAAGCCGGTGTACCGGGCAGACGGTTTGTTGCAGGTCGAGGAAAAAAGCTCCGGGGTCGGCTCGCTGAAAGCACTGCAACCACTGCTGGGTGATGATACGACGGTTTCTGCCGAGATCGAAATCCTTGGTTCGCGGATGGTCCTCGGACGGGTAGTGACCAAACTCAAGCTCGACATCATTGCCAAGCCGAGGACGTTACCTCTGCTTGGCAGCGCGGTTGCCAAGCGTTACGAGGGCGACGAGCCCAATTCACCATGGCTGGGCCTCTCCAGCTTCGCCTGGGGGGGGGAGCGTATTCAAGTCGATTCGCTCGACGTCCCGCAGGTGCAACTTGACCAGCTACATACCCTGATCGCCGGCGAGGGCGGGGCATTCGAAGTCTTCGACGACGATGATCAACTGGTCCTCAAAGGCAAGGCCGGGACACGCGCCAGTAATCAGGGCTACGCGATTTTTGTCGCGGACCTGAAGGCACGGCCGGGTACGCAGTTTTGGCTCAGAAAGCTTTCGGCGGAATCGGCGATCGACGATCTGCGTCGCAACTACTCGGTTAAGGAACGCGGCAAGAAGTCGGGAGTCCTCGAACTGAGCCTGCTCGGGCAAGACCCGGCCGAGATCGGACTGGTCCTCGACGACATCCAGAACACCTATGTTCGCCAGAATGTCGAACGACGATCAGCAGAAGCCGAGAAAACCCTGAAGTTCCTCGAAACCCAGCTTCCTGCGCTGAAAACGCAACTGGATAGCGCCGAAGCGGCTTACAACAATTACCGTCAGAGCCGCGGCTCTCTCGATCTGAACCTCGAAACCCAGGCGATCCTGAAGTCGCTGGTGGACGTCGAAAATGCTGCGGTGCTGCTGAAACAGGAGCGGGACGAACTGCGGCAGCACTTCAAACCGGAGCACCCGCGGATCGAAGCGATGGACAACAAGCTGCAGCGGCTCGATGAACGCCGCAAGCAGTTCGACGCCGAGGTTGCGCGCTTGCCCGATACCCAGCAGACGGTTCTGCGTCTTGCTCGTGATGTCGAGGTTTCCAATCGGTTGTATACCGAGTTGCTCAACACCGCTCAGCAGTTACGGGTTTCCAAAGCCGGCACCGTTGGCGACGTGCGTGTCATCGACGTTGCGGCGGTCGCCCGCAAACCGGTAGGCGCAGGTCCGGTCGCCATTCTGAGCATTGCACTGCTGCTCGGCCTACTGATCAGTATGCTGGTAATCTGGGTGTTGCGCTCGCTGCGCGTGGTCGTCGAAGATCCTGAGATCATCGAATCACAACTGGGTCTGCCGGTGTACGCGACAGTGCCGCACAGTAAGGCCGAGGTCGAATTGCATCGCCACGGGCGTGGTGGCACGGGCGGACTGCTGGCGGTCGTCGATCCGGAGGAAGACGCGGTGGAGAGCCTGCGCGGACTGCGCACGACGCTTCATTTCGCGCTCCTCGACGCGCAGCGCAACTCCTTGCTGATTACTGGATCGAGTCCAGGTCTGGGCAAGAGCTTCGTTTCCAAGAACCTGGGCGCCGTCCTTGCGCAGCTTGATAAACGCGTCGTGATCGTCGACGCCGACCTGCGCCGGGGGCACCTCCACAAGGAATTCGATATCGAGCGTTCGCCTGGATTGTCCGAGTATGTTGCCGGACAGGCCTCGCTTGAAGAAATCCTCAAGCCCACGGTGTTGCCAACGCTGCGGGTGGTCGCGACCGGGCAGATTCCGCCCAATCCCTCCGAGTTGCTGATGCATCCGCGTTTTGAGGTACTGCTGGCAGAACTCGCGGCGAACTTCGACACGGTGATCGTCGATGCGCCGCCGGTGCTAGCCGTCTCCGACGCAGCGATCATCGGACGTCATGTCGGAGCGACGCTGATGATCGCCCGAGCAGGAAAACACCCGATTCGCGAACTCGAACAAGCGGTCAAACGGCTCAATCAGGCGGGTGTACAGGTCAAGGGTTTCGTTTTCAATGACCTCAATGTCAGCCGCCAGAATTACCGTTATGGCTACAAGGGCTATGTCTACCGTTACTCGTACAAGACCTGA
- a CDS encoding polysaccharide biosynthesis/export family protein, with product MNVSPVSLARSRQILVCLAVGTLAGCTIIPGNHAYSHRDESDVRLPIQQGDTLAPANVKIKPITAELIIDLFKAARPPVGDGTSSAKAAEKNNPRLSSDKPAPVPEYRLGPGDIISIIVWDHPELTIPAGSFRTAEQAGTVVAEDGTIFFPYVGVIKVQGKTTSEVRSILSTKLAKYIEKVQLDVRMVAFRSQQVYVVGEVVKPGIQQVTDIPMTVLDAVNRAGGFTPDADFSRVLLTRRGTTYLVDIQAMYDYGMSEQNALLEQGDIVNVADRSYNKVFVLGEVARPGSLVMNKKRSTLAEALSDSGYINQTTADPRWVYVMRGNSDTPELFHLNASLPDAMLLADRFPLRPRDIIYVDTAPIVRWQRVIANMLPTAQMLNLTSQTYFPLFGGRQPSR from the coding sequence ATGAATGTGTCTCCGGTTTCACTTGCCAGGAGCCGCCAGATCCTGGTGTGTCTCGCCGTGGGTACACTGGCGGGCTGTACGATCATTCCTGGTAACCATGCGTACAGTCACCGCGATGAGTCGGATGTACGGCTACCGATACAGCAGGGGGATACGTTGGCTCCCGCCAACGTCAAGATCAAGCCAATCACTGCTGAACTGATCATCGACCTGTTCAAGGCGGCTCGGCCGCCAGTCGGCGATGGAACCAGCTCTGCCAAGGCCGCGGAGAAGAACAATCCTCGCTTGTCAAGCGATAAGCCTGCTCCCGTGCCCGAATACCGACTCGGCCCCGGTGACATCATCTCGATCATCGTCTGGGACCATCCGGAACTGACCATTCCCGCCGGCAGCTTTCGTACCGCCGAGCAAGCCGGCACCGTAGTCGCCGAAGACGGGACGATTTTCTTTCCCTACGTGGGTGTCATCAAGGTTCAGGGCAAGACGACCAGCGAGGTCAGGTCGATTCTGTCGACCAAACTGGCCAAGTACATCGAGAAGGTCCAACTTGACGTGCGCATGGTGGCATTCCGCAGCCAGCAGGTGTACGTCGTCGGCGAAGTTGTCAAACCGGGTATTCAACAGGTGACCGACATTCCGATGACCGTCCTCGATGCGGTCAATCGAGCCGGGGGCTTCACGCCCGATGCGGATTTCAGTCGTGTGCTGCTGACACGGCGGGGGACGACTTACCTGGTAGATATTCAGGCAATGTATGACTACGGTATGAGCGAGCAGAATGCGCTGCTTGAGCAGGGCGACATCGTGAACGTCGCTGACCGCAGCTATAACAAGGTGTTTGTGCTTGGCGAAGTAGCCAGACCAGGCTCGCTCGTGATGAACAAGAAACGTTCGACGCTTGCTGAAGCGCTCAGCGATTCGGGCTACATCAATCAGACAACCGCCGATCCACGCTGGGTCTATGTCATGCGCGGCAACAGCGATACGCCGGAGTTGTTCCATCTCAATGCCAGCCTGCCTGACGCGATGCTGCTCGCCGACCGCTTCCCGCTGCGGCCTCGCGACATCATTTACGTCGACACGGCACCGATTGTCCGCTGGCAGCGCGTGATCGCCAACATGCTGCCGACGGCACAGATGCTCAATCTGACCAGCCAGACCTATTTTCCACTTTTCGGTGGCCGACAACCGTCGCGCTGA
- a CDS encoding low molecular weight phosphotyrosine protein phosphatase, producing the protein MFNRILTVCTGNICRSPAAEFLLRQHIEKAGKRIEARSAGIGALVNHPAAEATCAMMNARGVDLSAHRASQLTRERLRWAELVLVMETHHRDAVLAMDPTARGKTFLLGHWTKTEIPDPYRRGEEAHAEALQLIEEALEPWVRKLV; encoded by the coding sequence ATGTTCAACAGGATTCTCACTGTCTGTACCGGCAACATCTGCCGCAGTCCGGCGGCAGAGTTCCTTCTGCGTCAACACATCGAGAAGGCCGGCAAGCGGATTGAAGCACGTTCGGCAGGCATCGGTGCACTGGTCAATCATCCAGCGGCAGAAGCGACCTGCGCAATGATGAACGCTCGTGGCGTTGATCTCAGTGCTCACCGCGCCAGTCAGCTCACTCGCGAGCGACTCCGCTGGGCCGAACTGGTGCTGGTGATGGAAACACACCACCGGGACGCAGTGCTAGCGATGGACCCGACGGCGCGTGGCAAGACTTTCCTGCTCGGGCACTGGACGAAAACGGAGATTCCCGACCCGTATCGGCGGGGGGAGGAGGCACACGCCGAGGCGCTGCAACTGATCGAGGAAGCACTCGAGCCCTGGGTCAGAAAGCTCGTTTGA
- a CDS encoding undecaprenyl/decaprenyl-phosphate alpha-N-acetylglucosaminyl 1-phosphate transferase, with translation MAIFLTGLADDIWGLGFKPRLIIQALVALSMVLIGGVELRSLGEILPGGHVDLGWLAIPMAIFSTIGLINALNMIDGIDGLSGSVSLVSLALVAMLAHSADSAGYVFFIVALMGGIGGFLYYNLRYPGNHRARVFLGDNGSMLLGFLFAWLFIVLSQGEEDQEAVMTPVTALWLFALPLMDTVGVMIRRIWQGKSPFRPDRHHLHHLFVCADYRVCDIVALAVTIQLLFGLIGIAGLLFGVPEYLMFWLFIGVCGAYFLGILRPSRIVPWLRSLNGWLGLPSVKVRGIFIGYLRKEKCREVLGVISEKLGSDYDYQVTVHQMAASSSEERRVYCVVHIPTEGNDQLIGRIQRDALRIKRRLAKQRGIDVRLFISRNTENDVRSVSIAMTGRGSRRADRRCAQSTLIYSKEYGQRMIRSEGAGFEFSVPPGGG, from the coding sequence GTGGCCATCTTTCTGACCGGTCTTGCCGACGACATCTGGGGCCTCGGCTTCAAGCCACGTTTGATTATTCAAGCCCTGGTTGCTCTATCGATGGTTCTGATCGGCGGAGTCGAACTGAGGTCACTGGGAGAGATCTTGCCAGGAGGGCATGTCGATCTGGGTTGGCTGGCCATCCCCATGGCAATTTTCTCGACCATCGGCTTGATCAACGCCCTCAACATGATCGATGGCATTGATGGTTTGTCGGGCTCGGTGAGCTTGGTCAGTCTGGCGCTTGTCGCCATGCTTGCCCATAGTGCCGACAGTGCTGGATATGTCTTCTTCATCGTTGCCCTGATGGGGGGTATCGGCGGTTTCCTCTATTACAATTTGCGCTACCCCGGTAACCACCGGGCGCGAGTCTTTCTCGGAGACAACGGGAGCATGCTGCTGGGCTTCCTGTTTGCTTGGTTGTTCATTGTGCTGTCGCAGGGAGAAGAGGACCAAGAGGCCGTGATGACCCCGGTGACTGCCTTGTGGCTGTTCGCATTGCCGCTGATGGATACCGTAGGTGTGATGATTCGCCGTATCTGGCAGGGTAAGTCACCGTTTCGCCCTGACCGCCATCATCTGCATCACCTCTTTGTGTGCGCTGATTATCGCGTTTGCGACATCGTTGCGTTGGCTGTTACCATCCAGCTGCTCTTTGGACTGATCGGTATCGCTGGTCTATTGTTTGGCGTACCGGAGTATCTGATGTTCTGGTTGTTCATCGGCGTATGCGGTGCGTATTTCCTGGGAATTCTGCGGCCAAGTCGGATCGTGCCCTGGCTACGGTCGCTCAACGGCTGGCTCGGCCTGCCGTCGGTGAAGGTGCGCGGCATCTTCATTGGCTATCTGCGCAAGGAGAAATGTCGGGAGGTTCTCGGAGTGATTTCAGAAAAACTTGGCAGCGACTATGATTACCAGGTGACTGTTCACCAGATGGCCGCATCGAGCAGCGAAGAACGCCGAGTCTACTGTGTGGTGCACATTCCCACCGAAGGAAATGATCAGTTGATTGGCAGAATCCAGCGCGATGCTCTACGCATCAAAAGACGTCTCGCCAAACAGCGGGGTATCGATGTGAGGCTGTTCATCTCTCGTAATACCGAGAACGACGTTCGTTCCGTCTCCATTGCCATGACCGGAAGAGGCAGCCGGCGTGCCGATCGCCGCTGCGCGCAGAGCACTTTGATATACTCGAAAGAGTACGGCCAACGCATGATCCGGAGCGAGGGCGCGGGCTTCGAATTCAGCGTCCCGCCCGGGGGTGGGTGA